The following are from one region of the Rhinoraja longicauda isolate Sanriku21f chromosome 11, sRhiLon1.1, whole genome shotgun sequence genome:
- the LOC144597764 gene encoding uncharacterized protein LOC144597764 isoform X2, producing MSSEEEFDPLEGTSGSTPSTNQQHSKGSRTTASSTPTVIEVEETEASQQELIKALMQQATEAREARQVMTQPQIPHERAVDTFLEFLKNELLKIPENVWFNYTMAAMTMAHNFSQATLQQMGHMGHPQMGLMEPPQRMALTEPPHQQAHQPQSWMGPPVMSYSQIQQRQATSTPS from the exons ATGTCGAGTGAAGAGGAGTTTGATCCACTTGAGGGAACCTCTGGATCCACCCCCTCCACCAATCAGCAGCACAGCAAGGGGAGCAGGACCACGGCCAGCTCCACTCCAACAGTAATTGAAGTAGAAGAGACAGAGGCAAGTCAGCAGGAGCTGATCAAGGCG CTCATGCAACAGGCAACAGAGGCCAGGGAGGCCAGACAGGTCATGACACAGCCCCAGATACCACATGAGAGGGCTGTTGACACCTTCCTGGAATTCTTAAAGAATgagctgctcaagattccagagaaCGTGTGGTTCAACTACACCATGGCTGCCATGACAATGGCCCATAACTTCTCCCAGGCG ACACTGCAGCAGATGGGACACATGGGACATCCACAGATGGGACTGATGGAACCACCACAACGGATGGCACTGACGGAACCACCACATCAGCAGGCTCACCAG CCACAGTCATGGATGGGACCACCAGTGATGTCATACTCACAGATACAGCAGCGGCAGGCTACATCAACACCGTCATAG
- the LOC144597764 gene encoding uncharacterized protein LOC144597764 isoform X1: protein MTRTTNITEMRTGRTHYLTPRPLSSLTARFDKKKPLPSMSSEEEFDPLEGTSGSTPSTNQQHSKGSRTTASSTPTVIEVEETEASQQELIKALMQQATEAREARQVMTQPQIPHERAVDTFLEFLKNELLKIPENVWFNYTMAAMTMAHNFSQATLQQMGHMGHPQMGLMEPPQRMALTEPPHQQAHQPQSWMGPPVMSYSQIQQRQATSTPS from the exons ATGACAAGAACCACCAACATTACAGAAATGAGGACGGGAAGAACTCACTACTTAACACCAAGGCCACTGAGTTCCCTAACTGCACGT TTTGACAAGAAGAAGCCACTGCCCAGTATGTCGAGTGAAGAGGAGTTTGATCCACTTGAGGGAACCTCTGGATCCACCCCCTCCACCAATCAGCAGCACAGCAAGGGGAGCAGGACCACGGCCAGCTCCACTCCAACAGTAATTGAAGTAGAAGAGACAGAGGCAAGTCAGCAGGAGCTGATCAAGGCG CTCATGCAACAGGCAACAGAGGCCAGGGAGGCCAGACAGGTCATGACACAGCCCCAGATACCACATGAGAGGGCTGTTGACACCTTCCTGGAATTCTTAAAGAATgagctgctcaagattccagagaaCGTGTGGTTCAACTACACCATGGCTGCCATGACAATGGCCCATAACTTCTCCCAGGCG ACACTGCAGCAGATGGGACACATGGGACATCCACAGATGGGACTGATGGAACCACCACAACGGATGGCACTGACGGAACCACCACATCAGCAGGCTCACCAG CCACAGTCATGGATGGGACCACCAGTGATGTCATACTCACAGATACAGCAGCGGCAGGCTACATCAACACCGTCATAG
- the LOC144597763 gene encoding uncharacterized protein LOC144597763, translated as MARNEEKMLGKLNRLWLQKEKDEGRIKEIRQNRPKLSSLNSAIDVKKWIPSIKSEIEYYLQQLQLSHYSERKIQEFENHIEELQKEYRCYLWKLRHLDPSHKEHPWKPRAYTRKRPATINQQASLQSFKQPCMPQSNEVEVVTHENDIEESDEGSEKLHLSPRIADGVIYDCSVVNPDFQDKPLTFNSARNPPRFSMHLTSQNTMGEPAHHMTKILLSRLPNLQTSSSCGTATELHRDEEQMQTGKIVNNSRESILQTETSGILGLSCYSSDEDI; from the exons AGGGTCGTATAAAAGAGATCCGTCAAAATCGTCCCAAACTG TCTTCTTTGAATTCAGCCATTGACGTGAAGAAATGGATTCCAAGTATCAAGTCTGAGATTGAGTATTACCTGCAG CAATTGCAACTATCCCATTACTCCGAACGGAAGATCCAGGAATTCGAGAACCACATAGAAGAGCTTCAGAAGGAGTATCGGTGTTACTTGTGGAAACTGCGTCATTTAGATCCTTCCCACAAGGAGCATCCTTGGAAACCCCGCGCTTACACCCGCAAAAGACCAGCAACTATCAACCAACAAG CTTCGTTACAGAGTTTCAAACAACCATGCATGCCTCAATCAAATGAAGTAGAAGTTGTGACTCATGAAAATGATATTGAGGAATCTGACGAAGGAAGTGAAAAGCTCCACCTCAGCCCGCGTATTGCAGATGGTGTTATCTATGACTGTTCTGTAGTTAACCCTGACTTTCAGGACAAACCACTGACTTTTAATTCTGCTCGCAATCCACCAAGATTTTCCATGCACTTAACTTCACAAAACACAATGGGAGAGCCTGCGCACCATATGACCAAAATTCTTCTGTCTCGGCTACCAAATCTGCAAACCTCCTCTTCCTGTGGCACAGCAACAGAGTTGCACAGAGACGAAGAACAAATGCAGACTGGGAAGATCGTGAATAATTCCCGGGAGTCTATTTTACAGACAGAAACTTCTGGAATTCTGGGATTGTCTTGCTATTCGTCGGATGAAGATATATAA